One genomic window of Candidatus Kuenenia stuttgartiensis includes the following:
- the waaF gene encoding lipopolysaccharide heptosyltransferase II — translation MIRKRNETIADAVNKIIIRSPNWVGDVVMATPAFRCIRENFPRAKITILLKPYVRRLIDNTPWFDEIVETDSHNSQVKYMGYVSLVMQIRRNRYDLGFLFPNSFSSALLFRLAGVKRRIGYKRDARGFLLTDGVNRLMENGRFLPTYMTEYYLRLCSEIGCAVRSKKLELFVTERGQKCTAEMFEEYGFNNGRPLILLNPGAAYGSSKCWTAEGFARTADIIQSKIRSNIAVVCAPHEVKLGEDIKEKAKSKIINLADRALDLEILKSIIQRCDLLISVDSGPRHIAVAFKKPVITLMGPNDPRYTCSPEETGEVIRAEVDCLACQLKVCPKDHRCMTQIKPERVAGVSLEVLRHYL, via the coding sequence ATGATACGAAAGAGAAATGAAACTATCGCCGATGCGGTAAACAAAATAATTATCAGATCTCCAAACTGGGTTGGCGACGTGGTTATGGCCACTCCCGCGTTTAGGTGTATTCGTGAAAACTTTCCCCGCGCAAAAATAACCATTCTCTTAAAACCATACGTCAGGAGATTAATCGATAACACTCCGTGGTTCGATGAAATAGTGGAGACTGATTCGCATAACTCACAGGTAAAATACATGGGATATGTTTCTCTCGTTATGCAAATACGAAGGAATCGGTATGACCTGGGGTTTTTATTCCCCAATTCATTCAGTTCTGCGTTACTATTCCGGCTGGCGGGTGTAAAGCGCCGTATTGGTTATAAAAGAGATGCCCGCGGTTTTCTGTTAACCGATGGGGTCAACCGGTTAATGGAAAATGGAAGGTTTTTGCCGACATATATGACAGAGTATTACTTACGGTTATGTTCTGAAATCGGATGCGCTGTACGCTCAAAGAAGCTGGAGTTGTTTGTAACCGAACGGGGGCAGAAATGTACTGCGGAAATGTTTGAGGAATATGGCTTTAACAATGGAAGACCACTTATTCTCTTAAATCCAGGTGCGGCCTATGGGTCTTCAAAATGCTGGACGGCAGAAGGATTTGCCAGAACGGCTGATATTATCCAGTCAAAAATTAGAAGCAATATTGCTGTTGTGTGCGCCCCTCATGAGGTGAAATTAGGCGAAGATATCAAAGAGAAAGCAAAATCAAAGATAATAAATTTAGCAGACAGAGCGCTTGACCTGGAAATTTTAAAATCAATTATTCAACGATGTGATTTGTTGATTTCCGTTGATTCCGGGCCAAGGCACATAGCAGTGGCTTTTAAAAAACCCGTTATTACGCTAATGGGGCCAAATGACCCGCGATACACATGTTCTCCTGAAGAAACAGGAGAGGTGATACGTGCGGAGGTGGATTGCCTTGCATGTCAATTAAAGGTTTGTCCGAAAGACCACAGATGCATGACCCAAATAAAACCGGAAAGGGTTGCAGGGGTAAGCCTGGAAGTGCTTCGCCACTACCTTTAG
- a CDS encoding two-component system sensor histidine kinase NtrB: MPLYEIISIIGFIVGTILHIVLSVLIGQRRHKKRSEFIFQFLVISVAMWHLGNTVYLFSSILFDKNLFPVNFIADAISYAGIGLMPSLLLHTAISFLYENGFTIRRSLQKLILIAIYFPVLPFSFVIKKFIRLEESYLVAHSQLVKPFIVWLIVALLISAYISKWLAKNAEEKEEQKFLMAIFWVLITIAVFIGFTVILEGRKIAYIGDYLVLVSMLSSIFPSIVFSYYVYRYNYMEFVLRRSIFYSFLTFVIICLYYFGIKQFSKFMEIKYAIHSKTLEAVFVINLVFWFPTIKEKSQKLFRKILFFRSSDTEYLLNELNHVISTDPLVNITALLENVVFSIKKATSIKTINLVLIKKNRIQIIGDKKNDVIALANLHNIIQFYSSGELVELNRYEVKDAAVISEMRLLEAIFIFPVFVKRRLKGILCMGRAKRGMPIASDNLDQLMIIANEIGSALEKSKIIEEKLFLERKMLENEKLSSLGRLSTSVAHEVKNPLSSIKAIVQAMCEDLEKEHPLQKDLDIIVGEIDRLNKVVNQLLLYAKPSGNMQEHVKIKEVIDSTLVVLNHEARQNNIAILCNISEALPLIYADKAALKEVFFNLIHNAIQATPPNGKISIDADLIPTKHFIQIKVTDTGHGIPQDSLQKIFDPFFTTKQTGTGLGLSVVKKKLEDMHATIHVESNGDGTTFVIDVPFEQMQPQAGIGEDK, translated from the coding sequence ATGCCTCTTTATGAAATTATTTCCATTATTGGTTTCATCGTGGGAACGATTCTTCACATCGTTTTATCCGTACTCATTGGGCAGCGAAGACACAAGAAGAGAAGTGAATTTATTTTTCAGTTTCTTGTTATTAGTGTCGCAATGTGGCATTTAGGGAATACCGTTTATCTCTTTAGTTCTATTTTGTTCGACAAAAATCTCTTCCCGGTAAATTTCATTGCTGACGCAATTTCGTATGCCGGCATTGGGCTTATGCCCAGCTTATTGCTTCATACCGCCATTTCATTTTTATATGAAAACGGTTTTACGATAAGAAGGTCCTTGCAGAAGCTTATTTTAATTGCAATATATTTTCCCGTTCTCCCCTTTTCATTCGTTATAAAAAAATTCATCCGCCTGGAAGAATCTTATTTGGTCGCCCATAGCCAGCTTGTAAAGCCGTTTATCGTCTGGCTGATAGTAGCATTGCTTATTTCTGCGTACATCTCCAAATGGCTGGCAAAAAATGCAGAAGAAAAAGAGGAACAAAAATTCCTTATGGCTATTTTCTGGGTATTGATAACCATAGCGGTTTTCATTGGATTTACCGTAATCCTCGAAGGCAGGAAAATAGCTTATATCGGCGACTATCTGGTGCTTGTCTCCATGTTATCTTCCATTTTTCCCAGCATCGTCTTTTCCTATTACGTTTATCGCTATAATTATATGGAATTTGTTTTAAGAAGGAGTATTTTTTACTCTTTCCTCACCTTTGTCATCATCTGTCTCTACTATTTCGGAATAAAGCAATTTAGCAAGTTTATGGAAATAAAGTATGCAATACATTCCAAAACACTGGAGGCGGTCTTTGTAATAAACCTTGTTTTCTGGTTTCCAACAATTAAAGAAAAGTCTCAAAAACTTTTCAGGAAGATACTCTTTTTTCGAAGCTCGGATACGGAGTATCTTTTAAACGAATTAAATCATGTCATAAGCACAGACCCTCTTGTCAACATCACGGCACTCCTTGAAAATGTTGTCTTTTCTATTAAAAAAGCGACCTCGATTAAAACAATAAACCTCGTTCTCATTAAAAAGAACAGGATTCAAATCATCGGAGACAAAAAAAATGACGTTATTGCACTTGCAAATTTGCATAATATTATACAATTTTATTCATCGGGAGAGCTTGTGGAATTAAACCGATATGAAGTAAAGGACGCTGCCGTCATTAGTGAAATGCGGTTATTGGAGGCTATTTTTATCTTTCCTGTCTTTGTAAAAAGAAGGCTGAAAGGGATATTGTGTATGGGCAGGGCAAAACGCGGTATGCCGATCGCCTCTGATAATTTAGATCAATTAATGATTATTGCAAACGAGATTGGTTCCGCGCTTGAAAAATCAAAGATCATCGAAGAAAAACTTTTTCTTGAGAGAAAAATGCTAGAAAACGAAAAATTATCCAGTCTCGGACGCCTCTCTACAAGCGTTGCCCATGAAGTAAAAAATCCCCTTAGTTCCATAAAGGCTATCGTCCAGGCAATGTGCGAAGATTTAGAAAAGGAGCATCCTTTACAAAAAGACCTTGATATCATTGTCGGTGAAATCGACCGGCTGAACAAAGTGGTAAACCAATTGCTTCTCTATGCAAAGCCCAGTGGGAACATGCAGGAACATGTGAAAATAAAAGAGGTTATTGATTCAACACTGGTAGTGCTAAACCATGAGGCGAGGCAAAACAATATTGCGATATTATGTAATATTTCTGAAGCACTTCCACTTATATATGCTGATAAAGCCGCATTAAAGGAGGTATTTTTCAATCTTATCCATAATGCCATTCAGGCAACCCCTCCCAATGGAAAAATCTCCATCGATGCAGACCTCATTCCAACAAAGCATTTTATTCAGATAAAAGTCACGGATACCGGGCACGGCATACCGCAGGATTCTCTGCAAAAGATATTTGATCCATTTTTTACTACGAAACAGACGGGAACCGGCTTAGGGCTTTCCGTTGTTAAAAAGAAATTAGAGGACATGCACGCCACCATTCATGTTGAAAGCAATGGGGACGGAACAACCTTTGTTATAGACGTCCCATTCGAGCAAATGCAACCCCAAGCTGGCATAGGCGAAGACAAATAA
- a CDS encoding sigma-54-dependent transcriptional regulator, with amino-acid sequence MTTKETMHTNSILIVDDEKAARYGMKKILQRDHGSIFEATNGIDVLQKIHTLQPALIFLDINMPQLDGLKTLEKIREMKHPPLVVIVTAHGSEKIAVEAMKKGAYDYIAKPYEMEELRIITRNALEKIALQEENTRLRMEIGMLEGYGELLGQSKIMQEVFDRIEKVVTADVTVLLQGESGSGKELAAHEIHRRSKRKNGPFIVMNCAAVPETLIESELFGHERGSFTGATERRMGKFEMANNGTILLDEIGDMSLSTQSKLLRVLQEQKFERLGGTETLAVDVRIISATHRDLEEEIEEGRFREDLYYRINVVNIKIPPLRKRKEDIPLLVNRFIQHFSKKHYKNVVSISNDAMKKLSAYNWPGNIRQLKNTIESAIVLTNNDVLDISDLSEDIIREEKTPDSTKNVHYHLSFREAKKILIENFEKDFISKKLEECGGNISHTAEALDMHRQNLQQKIKDLQLNKDIKE; translated from the coding sequence ATGACAACAAAGGAAACCATGCACACAAATTCTATCTTAATCGTCGATGATGAAAAAGCTGCACGCTACGGCATGAAAAAGATTTTACAAAGGGACCACGGTTCCATCTTTGAAGCAACAAACGGCATAGATGTTTTACAAAAAATACATACGTTGCAGCCAGCCCTTATATTTTTAGATATAAATATGCCTCAGCTCGACGGACTAAAAACGCTTGAAAAGATACGTGAAATGAAACATCCCCCGCTTGTGGTTATCGTTACGGCGCACGGTTCGGAAAAGATTGCCGTGGAGGCCATGAAAAAGGGCGCATACGATTACATAGCAAAGCCTTACGAAATGGAAGAACTACGCATTATCACCAGGAACGCGCTGGAGAAAATAGCTCTTCAGGAAGAAAATACCCGCTTGCGCATGGAGATTGGAATGCTTGAGGGATATGGAGAGCTTCTCGGCCAAAGCAAGATCATGCAGGAGGTTTTTGACCGGATAGAAAAAGTAGTTACCGCTGATGTTACGGTACTGCTTCAGGGAGAGAGCGGCAGTGGTAAAGAACTTGCGGCGCATGAGATTCACCGGAGGAGCAAAAGGAAAAACGGTCCGTTTATTGTGATGAATTGCGCTGCCGTGCCGGAAACGCTTATTGAAAGCGAGCTTTTCGGGCATGAAAGGGGATCCTTTACCGGCGCAACAGAAAGGCGCATGGGTAAATTTGAGATGGCAAATAATGGCACTATTCTGCTGGATGAAATAGGGGATATGAGCCTCAGCACACAATCAAAACTCCTGCGGGTACTGCAGGAACAAAAATTTGAACGTCTGGGCGGCACGGAAACACTGGCGGTTGATGTAAGAATCATCAGCGCCACCCACCGCGACCTGGAAGAGGAAATAGAAGAAGGCCGGTTCAGAGAAGATTTATACTATAGAATAAATGTCGTAAATATAAAAATTCCGCCGTTAAGAAAGAGAAAAGAAGACATACCATTGCTGGTAAACCGGTTCATACAACATTTCAGTAAAAAACATTATAAAAATGTTGTTTCTATTTCAAATGACGCCATGAAAAAACTTAGTGCATACAATTGGCCGGGAAACATTCGTCAGTTAAAGAACACCATAGAAAGCGCCATAGTTCTTACAAACAACGATGTTCTTGATATTTCAGACCTCTCTGAAGACATAATACGGGAGGAAAAAACCCCGGATTCAACAAAAAATGTACATTACCATCTCTCATTTCGTGAAGCGAAAAAGATCCTTATTGAAAATTTCGAGAAGGATTTTATCAGTAAGAAACTTGAGGAATGCGGTGGCAATATCAGCCATACGGCAGAGGCATTAGACATGCACCGTCAAAATCTGCAGCAAAAAATAAAAGATTTACAGCTAAATAAAGATATCAAAGAATGA